TCTAACCCTAATCCCAATGCCATTAAAGCTTTTGCAGCAATGCCTTCTCCTTCCCTAACCAATCCAAGCAATATATGCTCGGTACCGATACTGGTATGGCCCAAACGAACCGCTTCTTCCTGGGCAAGAGATAATACTTTTTGAGCCCTTTCGGTAAATCTTCCAAACATCATAAGAATCCACCTCCATTAATTCATATTTTCCATCTGTAACCTTTCACGTATTAACTTTGCTCTTCTTTCATCCCTTTGTTCCGGGGATAAGATGCCTCCGGCATACTGCTGTAAAAATCCCGGTTGAATCATGATCATTAATTCATTTAACACGGTCGGAGAAACATTTTTTATCATCCCCAAATCTATTCCCAATCTTACATCAGATAAACGTTGACTTGCTTCTTTTGACTCCATCACTCTGGCATAGGATAAAATTCCATATGAGCGAAAAATCCGGTCTCTGATGTGAAGTCCTGAATTTTCCATTAAGTTCTTTCTAGCTTGTCGTTCATGTTCAATTATTTGCTTTACAACACTATACAGATTGTCTACGATTTCATCTTCTGATTGTCCCAGGGTAATCTGGTTAGAGATTTGGAACAGATTTCCCATCGCTTCGCTTCCCTCTCCATATAATCCTCTAACAACAAGGCCTACTTGATTAATGGCAGATAAAATCCGGTTAATTTGCTGTGTAATAACCAGGGCCGGTAAATGCATCATGACTGATGCTCGCAAACCGGTTCCTGCATTGGTGGGACAACAGGTTAAAAATCCTCTTTGTTCATCAAATGCATAGTTTAGATGTTCCTCAAAAATATCATCAATCTTATCGCTTAACTTCTTTGCCTCTTTCAGTTGAAGGCCTGGAAATAAACATTGGATTCGAAGATGGTCTTCCTCATTGATCATGATGCTGATCGATTCATCGTCGCTTAATATAACGGCCCCTTTTCGTGACTCTGACGCAAGGTTGGGACTAATCAGATGCTTTTCTACTAGAACCCTTTTTTCTAAGGGAGTAAGCTCTTCCATTTTGATCAATTCAAGTT
This portion of the Microaerobacter geothermalis genome encodes:
- a CDS encoding protein arginine kinase, translated to MDLQKFINNAVSNWMSGEGEASDIVISSRIRLARNIKSLPFPFLATDSQAEEVLQKIEHILKSAKFDEKLELIKMEELTPLEKRVLVEKHLISPNLASESRKGAVILSDDESISIMINEEDHLRIQCLFPGLQLKEAKKLSDKIDDIFEEHLNYAFDEQRGFLTCCPTNAGTGLRASVMMHLPALVITQQINRILSAINQVGLVVRGLYGEGSEAMGNLFQISNQITLGQSEDEIVDNLYSVVKQIIEHERQARKNLMENSGLHIRDRIFRSYGILSYARVMESKEASQRLSDVRLGIDLGMIKNVSPTVLNELMIMIQPGFLQQYAGGILSPEQRDERRAKLIRERLQMENMN